The Parambassis ranga chromosome 1, fParRan2.1, whole genome shotgun sequence genome includes a region encoding these proteins:
- the LOC114437273 gene encoding axin-2-like yields MSRALTEHISSSFREDAPRPPVPGEEGEASCYNPSRSAKMRAQSKVKDTPAAAAAAAASAAPPGSTPRRNEDGLGEPEGSASPDSPLVRWTKSLHFLLGDQDGAHLFKTFLERENCVDTLDFWFACNGFRQMDLKDTKTLRVAKVIFKRYIENNSIVSKQLKPATKTFIRDSIKKQQIDSAMFDQAQMEIQSNMEENAYQMFLTSDIYLEYVRTGCENAAYMNHGGLGSLKLMCGYLPPLMEEEEWSCNDLKAKTLGSVIGLSAKNLRATATIRTAAEVLENTCRSHRRGDPASPYFVNSGYIFAPATSANDSEISSDATTDDSMSMTDSSVDGIPPYKLGTKKLLQREIHRSVKINGQVTLPHFPRTHRLPKEMTPVEPSAFAAQLIARLEKLKREQDTMSSLEERLQQIQEEEEREDSNDLTGSTTLHHPLLPAGSQCEEDPQAILDEHLSRVLKTPGCQSPGVVRHSPRSRSPDRTGALVTSGHGPFFGAYPGASKVLMTGRQSTKHIHHHYIHHHHAGPKTKEQIEAEAAQRVQCLCPQGGANYSDFTPARCGTLSRRPIKASDEGVSSPRLPLVATDRSQNVWQWILESERQGKHKPHSTQGLKKSSPLDSKTLSARTSWGGGGIGNGAHLRGHHPGHPFIQDPAMPPLPPPNTLAQLEEACRRLEEVSKPPKQRHSTAANSLQRDRSHPAAAFPAGGNSLPSSGLGADESKELVVTYFFCGEEIPYRSMMKTHCLTLGHFKEQLSKKGNYRYYFKKASDEFECGAVFEEVWEDATVLPMYEGKVLGKVERMD; encoded by the exons ATGAGCAGGGCGCTTACGGAGCACATCAGCAGTAGCTTCCGAGAAGATGCTCCTCGTCCTCCGGTAccgggggaggagggagaggcgTCATGCTACAACCCAAGCAGATCTGCCAAAATGAGAGCCCAGAGCAAGGTTAAAGATACCCCcgccgctgccgccgccgccgccgcctccgcCGCGCCTCCCGGCTCCACACCGCGGAGGAACGAGGATGGACTCGGGGAGCCAGAGGGCAGCGCGTCCCCGGACTCGCCCTTAGTTCGGTGGACAAAGTCACTTCATTTTCTCCTGGGCGATCAAGACGGTGCTCACCTCTTCAAGACCTTCTTGGAGCGGGAGAACTGCGTGGACACTTTGGACTTTTGGTTCGCCTGTAACGGTTTCAGGCAAATGGACTTAAAGGATACCAAAACGTTGCGAGTTGCCAAAGTTATTTTCAAGCGGTACATCGAGAACAACAGCATTGTCTCCAAGCAGCTGAAACCGGCCACCAAGACCTTCATAAGGGATAGTATTAAGAAACAGCAAATAGACTCTGCCATGTTTGACCAGGCACAGATGGAAATTCAGTCCAACATGGAAGAGAACGCGTACCAGATgtttctgacctctgacatataCCTCGAATACGTGCGCACCGGCTGCGAGAACGCTGCGTACATGAACCACGGCGGACTCGGCAGCCTCAAGCTGATGTGCGGATACCTTCCTCCTCtcatggaggaagaggagtggagTTGTAATGACCTGAAGGCAAAAACGTTAGGGTCTGTGATTGGACTGTCAGCGAAAAACCTGAGGGCTACTGCTACCATCCGGACAGCAGCTGAAGTGCTGGAGAACACTTGCAG GTCCCACCGCAGAGGAGACCCCGCCAGCCCTTACTTTGTCAACTCCGGCTACATTTTCGCCCCCGCCACCAGTGCCAATGACAGCGAGATCTCCAGCGATGCCACCACAGATGACTCCATGTCgatgacagacagcagtgt agatGGAATCCCTCCATACAAGCTGGGCACCAAGAAGCTGCTCCAACGAGAGATACACCGCAGCGTCAAAATCAATGGCCAGGTCACGCTACCCCACTTTCCT AGGACACACCGGCTGCCTAAGGAGATGACCCCCGTCGAGCCGTCGGCCTTCGCTGCCCAGCTCATCGCCCGGCTGGAGAAGCTGAAGCGAGAGCAGGACACGATGAGCTCACTGGAGGAGAGGCTGCAGCAGATCCAGGAG gaggaggaaagggaggaCAGCAATGACCTCACTGGCAGCACTACCCTCCACCACCCTCTGCTCCCAGCGGGCAGCCAGTGTGAGGAAGACCCCCAGGCGATTCTCGACGAGCACCTATCGCGTGTCCTGAAGACACCTGGCTGTCAGTCTCCGGGCGTGGTCCGTCACTCGCCGCGCTCACGCTCCCCTGACAGGACGGGCGCCCTGGTGACCTCTGGCCATGGGCCTTTCTTTGGTGCTTATCCCGGGGCCTCCAAGGTTCTGATGACGGGCAGGCAGTCCACAAAGCACATCCACCACCACTACATCCACCATCACCACGCTGGGCCAAAGACCAAGGAGCAGATCGAGGCCGAGGCGGCTCAGCGCGTGCAGTGCCTCTGCCCTCAAGGGGGCGCCAATTATTCCGACTTCACACCTGC TCGCTGCGGCACTTTGTCCAGGCGGCCAATCAAGGCCTCTGATGAGGGCGTGTCTTCACCGCGCCTTCCCCTCGTCGCCACCGACCGCTCTCAGAATGTTTGGCAGTGGATCCTAGAGAGCGAGAGGCAGGGCAAGCACAAGCCACACAG CACTCAAGGCCTAAAGAAGTCCAGCCCACTCGACTCGAAGACCCTGTCTGCACGGACCTCTTGGGGTGGAGGCGGCATTGGCAATGGGGCTCACCTCCGCGGCCATCACCCAGGCCACCCTTTCATCCAGGACCCGGCCATGCCGCCCCTTCCCCCACCCAACACGCTGGCACAGCTGGAAGAGGCCTGCCGCAGACTAGAGGAGGTATCCAAGCCGCCAAAACAAAG gcatTCAACAGCAGCCAACAGCCTTCAGAGAGACAGGAGCCATCCAGCAGCTGCCTTTCCCGCTGGAGGGAACTCTCTACCCAGTTCTGGACTCGGAGCAGACGA GTCTAAGGAGCTGGTGGTCACTTACTTCTTCTGTGGCGAGGAAATCCCTTATCGCAGCATGATGAAGACCCACTGCCTCACCTTGGGCCACTTTAAGGAACAGCTCAGCAAGAAAGGCAACTACCG gtACTACTTCAAGAAGGCAAGCGATGAGTTTGAATGCGGCGCCGTGTTTGAGGAGGTGTGGGAGGATGCCACTGTGTTGCCCATGTATGAGGGCAAAGTCCTGGGCAAGGTGGAGAGGATGGACTAA